TTATTCATTAATCATTTGGACATCTAATCAAAATGATAGAACAGTGACAATCGTTCCTGCATTGGAAGTGTACATGGAGCGGTGCGCTCGCGGTCATTCATTGCTGGAGCTCGAGCTGTTTGGCAGCTCGCGAGCTAACCCCTCCAGACGGGTAGCTATGCTGACAAACTTGGACAAATTATCTAGTTTAAACAATCGCACAATTTGGTTTCACACATATGGGGTAATTTATCTATTCTCCCGAGTGCACGATGATTATTAGACCATTTAGGACGCGATTATGAGCAAAATAATTCGGCTAGCTCGCTTCCTGTAGGCTAGGGAAGCAGTTGCGGCGCTAAATAAGCTAATGGCTGCAGGCCCAAGACTGaagaaatgtcaaataaaatagacGATCAAGTTATCTAGACGTTAATTAAAAAACGCTCAACCTTAATGAGAGATGTTGTTTATTCCCAATGAGAGATTAATTATCTGCAACGCCgaattaaatatacaatttacaCATTAGATTTACCATGGTTTTGAAAAGCTCTAAGTTAATAACGATGTTTTTGTGTCATATTTTAATCACTTgtttaactatattttttatacaaacaCCATGGTTAAACTATTGTAGGTTAACAAAaatcatgttgtttttatttgcagtACAATTACAGCTAATATTCACAAAGGTGCTTAGCATTTCAATGAAAATATCCCTTATGCTAATACAAACAAAATACTAAAGTTTAAATGTCAGTCTGAGACGTTTAAGGAAACATTAGAAAGAATGAAAGTAACAATCTTCATACACTTTCACAATGCTGTGACAAATGCTGTGCACATGACTGACGCTGTCAGCATTTAGCCTTTTAGTCTCCCTTTCTGATCAACcgataaatatcaaatattttggaacaacGCAAGGAAGCACACATAGTGGTAGAGTTTTCATTACAACATAACATGTATTCAGACTTTGCATGTTCGTTTCAATTAAAGCAAAACTGCATTTGTATATTGTAGTCGTCTAAACTTCGCTTAGTCTACTTAGAAACAAATtttgactgaaatatgaatgcaacattgataaatgacaacatatttatttaattttttaacctCTCAGTAAAAAGATTAATGGCTGTTGAAATGGCAATCATCTTTTCTGATAAAATCAAAACTCTCAATATGTTTCTGCACATTTCAGGTTTAAATTACATGTTTGCTTCACTCACTTCTACATAAGCTGCATAAAATTCTCAGGCAAGAGGGAGGAAACCGTTTGATTAATTTCCGAAATATACATTTCATCAGACTGCTGTTTCAGTGGGTTTTCGTGTGAATAGGTTGGTTGTGAAATTAATCGATGCGAGTAGGAGGGCTGGGAACGCATCTTCGATGGCCTTTTCCTCATGCATGAGACCATGACATGAGCCCCTCTCTTGTCTGTGTTTGCTCTGCATGGTTTTGTCTGTGAGTTTTTAGAAACGTGAGGAATTTCATACTGAGGTCAATGTATTTGTATAAGTTAACTAGAAAAAAATGGCAAAGGCTTTTGTGTCTAATGTAAATGTTATTGGTGGgatatttcagttaaaaaaaaaacctctcgtCTCATTGTTCCAAACTTGAATGAGCTTCTTATTTCTGTGGAtcataaaagatattttgaagaatgttagtaaccacattttttgttgttatttctcATCATCTTCTGTTCATTGATATGAAAGTCATACAAGTTTTACCCAGGTGAAAGTCTGTAGATGATGTACAGTTTTTGGAGGGAAGCGTATGTCTCTGTATTCTTTCTTTTTGTATATTCAAATAGTAATGTAATAGTTGTGATAATATACAAGTGTGATTCAGGACCACATAGCATTAACACTGGGGTCTTATCACCCTCTCAGGCATTATTTTGCAAGAATTAATGTACATTATGCTTAAAGTATAGTCTTATATCACTGTTCAGAGTTTGTGgttctatatttaaaaaaattatgtttattcaGCAGTAATGCCTAATAAGTTAGTAAAAAATATTAGCAAAAATTATGTCATGTCATGGTGAACCTTCAAAAATTCAAAGactgtatatttttgaaaataataaatgatttttgagcatcaaatcagcatattatgcACATTTTTGAAAGATCACGGGACACTgacctagggctgggcgattaatcgaaattgacattcagaatgtttaaaagattacatttttccagatgcatttttttgtgcagTCACATGACTCCACTCTGTTAAGGcttttttatacttattttgttattatttatacttAATATATTATTCTGATAGTATACTTCTGCCAAGCACATGCGTACAGCCCAGCGCAGCCTTCGCATGCCCGCTCACTTAAAACAATGTAACTATACATCACAATGACACGTaacacaagctttgtgattggtcgctTGGTAGAGGTGACAAGTGTGGGTGGTGCGGATAGCcacgttttaggcaatgtgtgttttaatttcagtttttcagctttgatgttcaattaatcatagtgtgtttccttcaattatatGTAATCCTTCATATTATTATGTagtatgtgagcatatttactgtacaaaacttattagtgaactatgaaggcaaaaaataaaatcgttaatttaattgtaattgagttaaaatgttcaattaatggagattttgattttaggccaaattccCAAGCCCTGCTCCGTCTAAATGAACTTAttaacagaacaaaataaaaaatattttacagtagaagtgttcattattattttgtttttttttatttttgcctttgcCAATCACTCttaggattataaaaaatatcCAATGTTAGAATGTTTTATCATCTTATCATCATTATATGGCCAAACAATCCCCATCCCTTGAACAAGGTTACGGAAGAGGCATGGTAGCTTTTGGAGATGGGTTTGTGACACTGAGATCGTAATATCCTGTTTTCGGCACGAGTTCTTGCTCAAATACCAAGCAGACAGTTTTTTTAGATGTCGTTTTTCAGCATCGTACAGCAGTTCTCCAGACTCAAGCATTCCTCAGGTGATATCAGATTCTCATTAGTCAGATGGGTGTGTGTTTCCAAAGGGCTTTAAGGTTCAGCCCTGTCTGAGTTGGACacagtgtgtctgtctgtctggattGGACTGTATTGGCAGTCAGTTTAACCCTCAGAGTCTTGGTTTAAGATGAAACACTCTGGTTATTTATGAGTAATGTGCACCTTTGAGATCTAATGTCATACTGAGTGTTAAGTGGTGCAAGATACAGGACAGCATAACATTTAGAATGTAATAAAAGCAATCAAACTGTGCTTGATATTCAAATCATAAGATGCTCCTTTTTTCTGATGTCATGCAAAGAAATTTACTCAACATTTATAGTGAACAACCAGCAATGTTTGTGGTGATGTAAGGTCATCCTCGGTTCCACTGAAGGTTAACTTTACTGTTTtgtctgtaaacaaatattagggctgcttgattatgggaaaaatcataatcgcgattatttttttcataattgtaatcacgattattcaaagcaattatcagttgaagtcaaaattcttcaccctcctgtgaattattttttttttatataaatatttcccaaatgatgtttaacaggaatTGTTTTTCAcagttcacagtatttccaatagtattttttcttctggagaaaggcttatttgttttatttcgggtggaataaaagcaggtttaaatattttgaaatagctcaatgttattagcccccttaagcaatttatatttttgattgtctgcagaagaaactactgttatactgCCGAATTACACTAATGAAgtctttgaatgtcactttaagctgaatactagtatcttgtgaaatatctagtaaaatattatgtactgtcatcatggcaaagataaaagaatcagttattagaaatgtgttaagacggttatgttttaaaatatgttggaaaaaaaaaatctttccattaaacagaaattgggtgaaacggggggctaataattctgactttaactgtatatgcacagttattttcctccctgtaaataaggaaagggaaataaatacaatagaataaaaatatgaaacaaactgtgctttaagcatcttcactgtaagggaaaaaaactttagctacagcagtccttcagtcaagagcagtgagggattttctcaatttgttgtttgattcataataaaaacagcaGATTTTATCTGCGGCAGCAGattattgcgcgctgtcactttaagaatagtgcggctctgatatggtttctctttcacatgtcttttgattctcaacttgtttgtttattacacaaatgagggttaatatgaataatcactaaacacagcgctctgacacaaatgtgcatgtatttgaccattaaagcgctcgcattaagatggcgttagctttgtgtgctctgctcgtctccgaggctaatcgcacacacacacacacatagcaggCGCTCTTTCGcacttttaaaaaacatgaatgttGCGCATCCTGTGatgcaaacattacattacagcacatttcacgtggaactgagcctTGCAGAGCAACAGATGTGTACAattggaaagggggcggtatgtGATGCAATAATCgcttatctcgattaatgttttttcataatcgttagaagccaaaatcgaaatcgcattttcgattaattgcacagccctaataaaTATTGTAGCTTTAACAATGGTAGCTAAATTTAGGCAAAAAAAATGAATAGGAAAAGTGTTCAGCGTGCTGGTTTCACTCTCCCTCCAGGTTTAGTCACTATATGTGGTGTATGAAGTGGCTTCAGGGAAAGCGATGCATTATAAAACCCATTTGTTTTAATGGCTTGTGCCCACAAGGGGGTTTGTTGCTGCTTTGAACAAAACGCAAGAGCAGAGGAGTTCACCGCCGACTTGCTTGTGCACATGCAATGACCAAGTTCAAAATAACTCAATATTCCGCCCCTTTGGCCCAAATACTTATTTATGCATGCAACCACACATGCTCAACATAAAAGCAGCTTAAATAACATACCAACAGTACATTTGCAAgtagtatacttgttcctgcGGCTTACAATAGCGTTACTGTGTTGTCATGACAACACTGTAAAATTAAGCCTCTTGACTTGTTCACTGTCAATAATTTTGTTTTAAGTCAAAAAAAGGGTTTATTTTATTgacttgtgttttttaaaatcagTGTAATTTAAGATATTGAGGTAGATATTCTGTTATCATTACGATATAATGTGCTCGAAAGctcaaaactgtactgtgcattttcACCCTGGCCATATTCTTCAGTGTAAACGCAAGACAGCAACATTAACGATAGCGTTATACCAGACACTGCAAAAAGCTccttcccagccactagacttttctgacaggggattcgagtgtcagatgtgaaagtatgttgtgggactgctatacagaagttattattagggattacaaataacgaaatttagcgttttttattttagcgtttaaaaaaaaaaatttttaagcatgacggtaaaacacacgttgttatgaatatattaaaacatatgctttttttgttgtaaaaattcgtaataaggacaaaaaaaatactaatttgtgcatctcttggCTTTCGGATACAGCtatgctgctgttgtagctggtgtattctgggaaattttctttcccctttgtttcgagtgtggtcctgaaaaatcttccttTCGAGGGATTATCTAgcccttctccttagccctacaccttcaagctaaagagaattgggacacccaaGGCCTAAGGGGTAGGATTGGGAATGGGCCTTAAAATCATAAACCTTTTTATTTTGGTTGTAAAGTAATCATGCAACCCATTAGACTGAATGTGCAATCTGTATGAGCATGATGCCACTGCTTTCACAAATTATGGTTTGCATCATGGAGACAAAACCAGGATAGTCATCAAAGACCTTCTAGTTATTAAAGACGTCATCAGAAACCTGTTTCCAAAACATTGCATTTGCTGGCACTCAAAGCACTGTTGTCTTGTAAATGAATGGCTAAAACACAAAATTATGAGCTGTCAGTTCATTTGGGCAGTTTTGCGCATGACCATTGATTATGTTTTTAGAGTAAGGTGATGCAGTTTATCATAAACCCAGAAGTCCTGTCAGTCTGAGCATTATATGCTGGCTCTTTTTGCTGGTTTGTTTACTTTGTACTTTACCAGCTAGCTGCTGGTGCTTTGGCTAAATGCTAACTAGCATGCTGTGTGTACAGATGCTTCATGTTCCAGCATAATTGCTTTGGTTTTTACAATTTATCATAAACCCAAATCTGTTGTCGCTCTGGGTGTTACATGTTGACTCTTTTTGCTGGTTTGTTTACTTCTATGTACTCCACCAGCTAGCTGCTGGTGCTTTGGCTAATTGCTAACATGCTATGCGAGTAGAGATGCTTCATGTTCCAGCATAATTGCTTATTTTTTCCATGTGTGTATAGGAAACACAGCGTTTGTTGGCAGAGCCGGTGCCAGGTATAAAGGCAGAGCCAGATGAGGGCAACGCTCGCTACTTCCATGTGGTCATCGCCGGACCTCAAGACTCTCCCTTTGAGGGAGGAacttttaaacttgaactctttCTTCCTGAAGAATATCCCATGGCAGCTCCGAAAGTACGCTTCATGACCAAAATATATCACCCCAATGTAGACAAGCTGGGAAGAATATGTCTAGATATTTTGAAAGGTAAGGGACGAACTAAAACTTCTTTGTGGTGATTTCATTGTGGTCTTTGATTCAGTTATAATGGAACACAAACATTATTGAGACATCATTATTGAGATCATGTGGCACTGAATTGATGTGATTTTTGTCATGAGGCTTTCTGTGTTATGCAAAAAATGACTATCACACTCTTTCCACCCAGTTTACAGAAGACCCAAATTAAAATATGTGGGTAATCTGtgtaacaatagttttaatataaaaaaatcacattattcaTATTAAGAACAATTcattaatgacaaatttaaagACTATTTAAGAATACTTAAACCACAAAGGTGTCCAATCCAGTTCTTGGAgtactgcagctctgcacagtttagttccatccctgcttcaacacactaagccacggtcacactgcacttttcgcaccatagacttccattcatacgtgtGCGACTAGACCAGAAATGCAAGCTCGTGTGATAAGTTTTGCATTTCGTTGCATTTGAAAGTTCacgcttggtaaactctgacctgcaaaatcgcatcacgtgattgcatgagaccaGTAGAAGATCAAAATGTGACACCTCTACAGGAATttgaaatatggagcaatcgctcgcttcaTCAACGTTGTTTTTATCCCGCCCCTATTCgtagcgcagtacgacagaattgaTCAGGTATGTTTAATTGGGGTTAATGCTAAACTGTGtaaagctgtggccctccaggaactgggtttgacacctgtgcactagactttgtcatttaaaatataatgtaatttaggAATGATCacttgatatttttttattatattctttttttcccccctcatgattgtgaagcgctttgggtgtatggccatacacaaatgcgctatataaatacacacattacacattacattacacattttatgtattttaataaacccgattaagtttgtttaatttttacattaacatttgtTGCTGTACGTGGttaaggaacattatttcacacattttcacaatatttacctTCAAAAGTACCCTCATTCATTATATCTTCCATTCATCACTTTTCAAAACGTTCATATTTTGAGTCTTTGGAATGAAAGTCTGGTCTTTAAACCACCTATGAGCATATGAAATCTTTtggataatatttaataattcccCGCAATATTTTCTCCAACTCTTGGGAGGAAGAAATGAAAAGTAcaattaaatggaaaaaaatgggTCTTGTCCTTAGAGTGATATatgattaaaaaagaaatgcaataaTTTCTGCAAAAGACTCATTATTTCTTCAGAGAAGAATGGTAGTTTTATATATTACAAAGCTATATCAAGtcataaaagctattttaaaaaagttatactATTAAATAATATTGCTCCCTTAGCTGACATGCATACACTATAAAAAGATTTTTCCATTTAATCTCTGGTAGAGGATTTAGGATCTTGCATTGCACTTTTGACCGCTCAGAGAATGATCTCGCTGGTCTGGTCGATAGTACGATAGTATAGGTCATGTATGGAAACTAGCAGTTCCTAATGCTCTTTCTGTTGTTTATCTTTCTCTCCTTCACATGATGATGTCACACAGATAAGTGGTCTCCAGCCCTGCAGATCCGCACAGTCCTGCTATCAATCCAGGCATTACTAAGCGCTCCCAACCCAGACGATCCTCTAGCAAATGACGTCGCAGAGCAGTGGAAGACTAATGAAGCTCAAGCCATAGAGACAGGTGAGTGCTCCTCAGATGCATTTAAAAGGCCAGTGCCtgtcttttaaaaatgaataactaatatatatttgatttgatcaccctcatgtcattctacCTTTgggttagggctgtgcaatatgatttCATATGCTATATAGTTTATTTCATAGTGTcacaaaataaatagtttaagctAAGTGGAGTTAagcaaactaattttgagaggagctaGTGATATGATTGATTGTGGCTGGTCTCCCATCTGCAAAAATTAGGAAgtcaatcagattaatccaaactcactataagtagcctgtctaaagctgaggtcacactgcacttttctccccatagacatcattcatatgcacgcaaatgcgtcagaccggaaacacaagttCGTGCATcacaagttcaagcttggtgaactctgacctgcgaaatcgcatcacttgactgcgtgagactaatcaaggatcaaaacatgaagtacctggacagaaattttaaatatggatgaATCGCTCGCttctttaatgtctaatcatcttgtataatctcaccccttttcgcagcaccgaaTGACAggatttcgcaagctcaaactctagtgtgaccgcagctttttctactcccttatcttcatttttcgAAGGAACCCCCTCAATCTTTCCCATTTTCCCTtatttaccagggggagctctcgagaaccacctgatctcataCCCCCTTACTTGCTCATTGACCAGGCTGGAGttctgggctcaattatctcagagctcaggggagagatctgcgcgggactaaATTTTGAATCCTGGTCCCGCCCGCACCTGCCAGGTTTTAGTCTGAACCCGACCACTCCCGCTTATGTTTGGCATTCGTTGTCCCACTGCCCGACCCGCTCTGTTTTATACTCCCCGCGCCCGTTCCCGCTAATGGGGGGACAAAACCGAAAACCACCCAgctatacagagtccagacagcctataacacgctgtctgtataaacacacacacacagcaccaagtAAGCCAAGCAAGTGACACACACCGACAGCAACATcacgctctctcattcacacacacacatacacatacatagcACAAAGCTCTGTCTCATTGTCATtgacatgcgcgcacacacacacggacagcAACAAACAAGCTAAATGCAGCATCACgctgtctcattcacacacatacatacgcacgCTCGCTCAGGAGtcaggagcgatattgttagaccgcctgcTCCTGTCCAAAAATATaccagttaccgaccgctcccgcggtTTATTCAAAAATTTATACCCGCACCGAAAGAAATTTGATCGGGTCATGCGGTACAGCcgcaggaatgcagacctctagctCATGGTTCTcccccaggacagcatgccaaacctgttattattatcaagcaatatcgaagtgtgaactcctgaa
The window above is part of the Danio aesculapii chromosome 18, fDanAes4.1, whole genome shotgun sequence genome. Proteins encoded here:
- the ube2na gene encoding ubiquitin-conjugating enzyme E2Na encodes the protein MAGLPRRIIKETQRLLAEPVPGIKAEPDEGNARYFHVVIAGPQDSPFEGGTFKLELFLPEEYPMAAPKVRFMTKIYHPNVDKLGRICLDILKDKWSPALQIRTVLLSIQALLSAPNPDDPLANDVAEQWKTNEAQAIETARTWTRLYAGNNIEV